Sequence from the Mugil cephalus isolate CIBA_MC_2020 chromosome 20, CIBA_Mcephalus_1.1, whole genome shotgun sequence genome:
CAGGCCGTGTTTCCCTTGTACAGCGCTGGTGTCAGCGTCGCAGGGAACTGTCGCTCCTGTCCACGTACCTACCGGACGCTTTTTTCCCTGCGGACTTTTATAAACAGCAACTCGCTGGGCTCGGCAGGGTTTTGGCTGCTGGGGCCCGGAGCGACGCTGGGGAGCTCGTACGGACCCACCAACACACGGCTACGCTGTCACCTCGGTACGTCACAGAAACACCCTCAGCTTCCGGCTTCATGCAGGGATTCAGGAACTAGAAGGAGGGAGCGTTTTACTTTAGACCAGTTCATAAAACATCAGAGACACGTTTGATTTGATCCCTGTGAGACTCTAACATAGAACTGGGGTGATTGTAGATGCATTAGGAGGAGGAAACCACAGGAAACTAAACTTTTTGGGTCAGAATCCACTTTGGTCTTTTCGTTCTGCCTCTAATCCTCTCAGTGTTAAACACTGCTGAGTGTCCTTCTTGGCGGAGGCTacacatcacattttaaacatttaaagtattaaaataacGAAGTGCCTGTTGCAGGTCTGCAGACTCCACCTCTGTGTGagctggtggtggggggggagcCTCAGTGCTGGTCCGAGGGACACTGTCTCCTGGTGGATGACTCCTTCCTTCACACCGTGTCCCACAAGGGTCAGAGAACCGCACTCAGCTCCACATGTAAACCCTGCTTTGTGTTGTCGTCGCTGAAAGTGACGTTCTCTGCGTTGTGTCCAGGGCCCCCAGACTCCGGCCCCCGGGTCATTCTGAGCGTGGACCTCTGGCACCCCAACGTGGCGGCAGCGGAGAGACAAGCCTTGGACTTCATCTTCAGCCCGGACCTCTGAGTCCTGTGCTCCAGGTCCAGTCCTGCTTCATTCCAGTCGGTCAATCACTGTGTGAATCCGCCCTGACAGAGACACGAGGCTCCGGGTGGCGTCTGCTTCACCGCCTCATCCAGGAAGTCACACCAAACTATAAACCGACGTCACCTGGAGGCACAAAGAGCCCGTCTGGTGTTAGGAGCTGTAAATAACGTCTAGTGAACGCATGGTTActgctgctaatgctgctaatgctgCATGCGCCGCCCACACTTCAGGAAGATTTATTTACCTGTGAAACGCCTCTAATTCAACCaagaaactgtgaaaacatttaaatttatttgtcCACAGTGAAAACCACACAGGTCTGAACTCATGGACACtgtgactcttcttcttcttcttctttgtgtttgttcctgaACAGAAATCCATTGTTATTTCTTGATGTTTTACTTAAGTTGAATTAAATTTGActtctgttgtgtttaaatgacTCATAAATCAACTCCTGTgatcctggtgtgtgtgtgaatctgtgcTTTAATCAGACTGGACgtcagaaacaaaagaaactttgTAACGAGGCGAGTAAATGGAAAAATTATTAAGTTTTACATTTGTGGCAgatcattctgcttcatttagaccttttgtcctcataagtggacacttGTCTgaaatctagtggtagcaaagcgTCATTACATTTATTGTATCCTCATCaagttttacagttgaaacttgtttgtttgtcacttttctagtttgataaaTTAATCACATTCCATCAGCAGTAACGAGCTTTAACTTTGCTAATtaacaagtactcgtttgaggacgttgggactgttttttcacagtgttcaggtgaaatagttttatacatttgttgCACATTAGTGACTTTATTGTGtcacacaatgaaataatccccgtgtccacatatgaggactttcTTTCTCCCAAAAAACTACGTCCCGTCCAAAGATAAAGCTGAGTTTCTATAGTTTCTATAGTTTCTATAGTTTCTATAGTTCCTACTAGTCCTAAATATctcagaggaataaaaaaagcTTTGGTCTTTGGTTAACGACTCATTCAAACggaaaaattaaaatgtccGACCAGAAGTTTTCAGCCTAAAAGCTTGATCTACTTCTAGGACTCGTTGTGCTTCATTAACCTcgtattgttgtgtttgtttgttagtcAGTTTTTCCGTCGGTGCATCAGAATTAGTGGTTTGATTTTATCTTATCTGCCATCTGCTCATCTGAGGGTCCCATGATGAGGATTACAGAGGCCGGACTAATCCAGGCCACAGAGGCAGATTAGTCCTGAGATGGTTTCTACGCGGTGGTCGTATGTTTGTgggtatgtatgtatgtatgtgtgtttgtgtatgtgtgtttgtgtgtgtgtgtaggttcaTGGCGTGGGATCCGTCCTGAACATGTGACGCGAAGCAAGAAATCAAATCTGTAGAAACGGTTCAACGTTGAGGTTTCATCCCAGATGTTTAGCCTGAATACTTTCTATATTATTTGTCATATATTGAGCCTGATTTCAGGTCGTCTATAGATTAAGCTGCAGCTTTTACAAGTGGTTGGAAAATAAATCgtcttttaatattattattattattattattattattattattgctggtTTCATTTGGGTAAAAAGCCTCAAACATCCAGAGTGTCACTGTTGGACTAAGTGATGatcagatggacagatggaagCAGTTTAAGAGCTTATTTCGTTTATTATTCTGTTCTTTCTGGAATAAAAGTTCCCAGCGGGGAACACATGAGCTAATAGTCGCTGCCCCCACATTAGTAATCACAGTCATCACTGCAGAAGCGTTTGTTCtagttcattttaaacatgcaaagaataaaaaaaaaaaataacggaAATATCTgagaaacactttttatttttattgctctaTGGTTTAAACACAATGAATCcagaaaacagacattaaaattaGGTCGAACGTGAAGTGTCTCATTAAAAAAGATGTAATTCATGGAGCTCATCAGATCTGTTCAGTATAAAGACAAGTGGGAGAAATAATACTTTACTTTAGTGAAAACACCAACACAGTAAAAATACGTCACctgaagaaaaaggaaatatttcAGCCTAATAATCCGAATAAAACCATGAAACCATGGAAACTCTGGATCTGGTTGGAATGAATCTTCTCTGTGAACAGACACATGAAGGTAGAAGAACAAGCTGGAATCAATGTGGACAGAAAGAGACGCGGAGACATGTTGGACATAAagaggagggagcaggagacgtcttcttcttcttcttctgttctatttccagtagatttgaggctccacagcagcagaaactcttcagtgtttttttagaCATGCAGACGTTTATACAGACAAAACTTGATGCAGActcttaaattaaaaagaaagtcaaagagCTGGTTCACCTCCTCATCCCTCCGCTCCTCATTtctgagacatcattttcacaaacTCTgggaagacaaacacaaaatattcatcagtttctttctcttcagcTCTGAATGAAGGTTTGAatctaacctcctgagacctgacgTCCTCGTGTGTGGACATTAGCTTCTTatcctgcttcatttagacactGTTGTGTTGGGGTCAAGGGTCAATACATgcgtttatttattcttattaacatttttccagtttgatgtcacatgaaaatttaactcgtttgaggacgttgggatttcattaaaataaacagttttatagttTGGTTACACATCAGTGACttaaatacagtgaaataatcctgtatccacataatttaatttaaaaatttacttccatttcaaagatgatgcttgtttttttatacttcttagatCCAACTGATCCCAAACAAAAAAGATataaatcttatcttaaagaaatcaagaagcaaataaatgctttagtctcaggaggttaaacaacaaaaaaatgactaaactaTTTTGTTGATGGAGGTTTTTATGAGCAgacaaataaatctgtgtttctttaatgtAACACCAGAGCGTTTAGCTTCTTAAATCCTGCAGCTTCTCACCCTCAAAGTCGACGGTCCCGTCTCCGTTGTTGTCGACTTCTCTGACCACGGCGTCGATCTCCTTCCTGCTGGTGTGTTCACCCAGCAGCTTCGCCATGGCACTTCTCAGCTCCTCCGAGGTGATGAAGCCGTCACCGTCGATGTCAAACTgcagggaagaggaagaggaagaggaagaggaagaggaagattgTCTGTGACCAAGCGTTTCCAGCCGTTTCCACTGTGAGGAGCCAGAGACCAGGGGAAGGAGAACCCACCTCTCTGAAAGCGtccttcagctccttcagcCCGATCATCCCTGCGGTCTCATCCAGGAGCTTGGGGGTCATCAGTTCAACAAAGTCTTCAAAGTCCACTCGTCCTCCCACTGAGACCGGACGGCAGATTTGACAGAGATGTGAGCAGAAGTGATGTAGCGAGTGATGAAGCCGATTCTCTGGATGTTCTACTCACGGTTCATGTTGATGTTCTGACTCAGCTCGATCAGCTCCATCTCTGTGGGCATGTAGCCCATGGTCCTCATCAGGTTCCCCAGGTCTTTGCAGCTGATCAGACCGTCCTTGTCCTTGTCGAACTCTACGAAAGCTTCACGCAGCTCTGGGGAGGAGACAGACGGGACTCAAGCAGATAGAAAAACAGATTCCACAGGATTTAAGCTGAAGGCGTAAAAACATCGTTACCTTCTACCTCCTCCTGAGTGAGAGACCTCGTCTGTGAAGCAACGACAGCATCTGGTGTTAGTTTgattcaccacacacacaaaagaccTGCAGCTACTGTGTCCTTCTGTAAATTATCTCTGGAAGGAAATCTACAGCTTCATACATCATCTTCAATAACAGATACATTAAAGAGACTTTTAGATCCACAGAGATGAGCTCCTCCTTTATTCTCTACGTCCTTCTGCACCGCGCTGAATTAAAACGTCTGTTACAGCAAAGAATTAAATCATCTGAGTGAGATGAGAAAAtcatataaataataagaaataaaaagctccacttttatgtttttatgtttaaatgttttaatggtgTTTTCTCTGGTCAGTctatttaaagttaaagttaagtTATTACAGTCGTCTGTAAATTACTACGGttcagagcaaacaaacaatacaaagtAGAGAAAGTAAGTGAAATCCTGTGGCTCCTGTTAATGCAGCAGATCAAGTGTTTCCTGAATGAATCAGAGGCTAAATGGTTctgatggtggtggtgctgatggtggtgatggtgctgATGGAGCTGGACTTACGTGTCTCTTGGTTCCTCCTCTGAGAAAGATGCAGGCTTGTTTAACGCTCATGGTTCTGGACGTCTCAGTTGCAGCCGTGTGGTTCTGATGTGGTTACTTTCATTATTTCACtgcgagcatgtgtgtgtttgtgtgtgtttgtgtgtgtgtgtgtgtgtgtgtgtgtgtgtgtgtgtgtgtgtgtgtgtgtgtgtgtgaggtgtgtaCGCGTGGGACGAGGGACGAGGGACGAGGTCTCGTATGGATTATCTCTGCAGCTTTGGTCCGGGAAAGAAGCACGGGCTTAACGGTGGAGAGACGCATCAAACATCAGTGTTGTTCTAATAACTGGTGAATGCAAcacttcacagacacacatggaaTAAAAGAGTCACTGCAGCTTAAACTCAGACTCAGACCACGTGAacttaatgaaataaatctaaataaatgagCCACATGTCGACCTCAAACACATCGTATGTGCGTCTGTACCATGAAAACACTCATGTGTGGTTATGTAACATCTGatcctgttcacacacacatgtaaaagcagattatttattgtgaaatattgGAAATGAAAGTGACATTTGTTGGAGCCGGGCCACAGGACGTGATAATCTGTCAAACTATAgacatcaataaaataaaagaacacacaaaagaaaaaacatcatgaaattctttaaaaagtttcattcGACTGATATTtaaccctcctccttctcctcctcctcctcttccctcttcctccttctcctcctcctcctcttcctccttctcctcctcctcctcctcttcccccttcctcctcctcctcctcctcctcctccttctcctcctcctcctcctcctcctcctcctcctcttcctcctcctcctcttcctcttcctcctcctctgactgttGTAATACAGCTTCTTAAATATTCATATACATGTTTGGTTGATTCTTAAATATgaagtcaaataataataagaaatatatctgtaaaagtaaagaaacgtggaaacacagacaataaagacaaattagaaaataaaatgatacttatgtgaaattgaatttatttatttagatatttcacCTCTACTTtctgtgcatttattcatttaactgGAGATAATTCATTTGTTATTGTCCATCATTCTTCTGTTCTTCATAAACACGTCACTTGTGTATGAGACGCTTGTGCTGCAGGGTTCAGGCTCTGCAGCGCCATCTAGCGGTGCCTTCAGGGAACGTGTGTTGCTGCTTTGTTTCAATTTAAATACTTGTTGTTTATTCGCCAGTACTTCTATTGTGAAGCATATTGTTTAATCAGTTCTGCCCTGTGTACACTGCATATTCCCCattctgggacaaataaaagtTGTGTAATTGTAGTTCCAATTGAATTTGCTGATGCTGCAGGAACCACTGACATATGTAGAGGAGACGTAGATCATCTCCAGCAGGTTGTTGGACGCGCTGAGAGACCTGGATTGAACTTTCTTCATGTGGAAATCCAAGCGCTTGTAGAGCTCAGTGACTCTAACCTCCTCCTCACTCAGGGTTCAAGGTTTTATTTGAAGTGAAGGTGCAGCAACACCAGACTGTACAAATATTAGCTCGTAAAAACCTATGTATATAAGATAAAGAGATAAAGATGACCCTCTCGGCTCTAGTTCCTTGTTGttggatcatcatcatctagGTCTGGTTAATATTCATGAGCAGATTCATCAGAGAAACCAGGTGAGTGTCACCTGATCCCTGTTTCCACGTCTTTGAGCTGAACACTAACGACCAAAGTAACACTTCAAAACACTTCCAGGTGCTTAGAAAGGCAAATGTGCATctgtggagggagggatggagggagggatggatggagggagggggggcagggcCGGGCCGGGGGGCTGTCACATTAAATCTCAGGTTGACAGCATTAAAGTGGAGTGTGCAGCCTCCTGTCAGCTCCGTGACACTCGCAGGAATCGCCCGTTTGTTTTTGCCACTTTACATCTCTCCCCTGGTTCCTCGGCGGCGGCGCCTTGTTAGCGTAGCTTCCTCTGAGGTGAACTGACACACACCTCAGCTCCCACACAGGACGCTTCCACCACTGATACACCCACTCACGAGCGCGCAGAGACACACTTCAGCTGAGAGTTACACACTCTGGGAAATATGTAGCTCTATTTTCCAGCAGAGAGTCGCTTCAGATGAGGAGGCTGTTGCAGCTACAGTCAGCTCATTTCCTTACGGCCAAGTGCAAGATTGCAAAAAAGAATTTACTGCTCCCAGGCAGGAAGACGTCTGATACTAAATCACCTGCAGAAATGCAAgttgtcatttttacatttggGGTTTTGGAGGGATTTAATGAACAAAGCAGCAGATCAGCTGATGCTGTTCCCTCAGGGCTGCAGGTCGCACATTAATTAATATGTGACTTCAATCAATCGTCTATTCTCAGCCAGAAAGAACAAAGAAGCACATTCTCCAAAATGTCGTGCTACTTATTCATCGTAATgaactctttttttaatttgtaaaattaatttgtaaTCTTTGACGTGTGTTAATAAGAGTCAAACATGTGGTTCTGAATGATCTGAGACTTTATCGTCATCCATCCAATCGCTCTTTTAATCCTACTTCACacagataaatacataaatacacgCTTCAGTTTATTAACCTTCCTCTGCAGGACCACTgtcatgtctccatgtgtctctatgtgtctctatgtgtctctgtgtgtcttcacGTGTCTCTGTGTTATGTGGTGGACACAGCTTGTTCTGCTGCATTGACACTAGAGGGAGCTGTTTAACAGGATAcgatgctgatgctgcagagacgtgtgtgtgtatgtgtgtgtgtgtgtgtgtgtgtgtgtttgcagaagcATCATTCTGAGACATTTCCACATGTATTTATATCTGAATGAACGTTCACAGGCTTGTTCCTTAATATTATAAAGGTTTCATAAGAGTATTTTGATGAACTAATTGTacatttattctgcttcatATAGATTCTATGATATCttaaggtcacacacacacacacacacacacacacacacacacacacacacacacacactaaatgtCCTTTTAGGAAACTCTCAGTCCTTCACGCATGAGTCTCCTTCATCTACAGATTATTTATGtctattatttattcacattctcATCTTAACTCCACATGTTATAAAGGTCGTCACGTTTAATTAGAGGAGAAGTTGTTTTGCACTGAAAGCTGAAAATGTTTGGACTCAGATCTGTTTAAAACATGAGGCCACAGAATTTAGTGTCATCTAGTGGTGagattatattaataataatactaatactaataataatactactaatactaatactaatactaatactaatactattaatactaatactaatactaatactaatactaattcattttccatttccacaatgacagaagagaaaagaaaaactcagttTCTTGGTTTCACACAAACTATGTTACAAATATATGCAAAGTGGGAATGAAGCCTCTACAGGTTTATACAGAGTTCCACATATTACAGAACCATACAGAACATACATGACATGCAAACTAAACAAAGAAACTACATATGATTTCACTGAAAATAAAGTTACTTAGATCaacagcaggaaagaaaaaatcaaacaagGACGAGTGAGAGTTCAGGTAGATTCAGTTATTTCAGATGCTTTTTAAAAGCTGTTGAAGACATAGACACAGGTCTCAGTGGTGGGTTTAACTCATTTCCTggttagcatagcatagcatagcatagcatagcatagcatagcatagcatagtcagtgtttggtttgttttcatggCGCACAACAGAACTGCAATGACAAACCCAACCTTGCAAACTGTGCatgggtttattttttacagtgtgttgtgTGATGTGATGGGTCTCACTGCAGATCTGATTTCTTCTGCAGCTAAttcaattcttcttctttggtctCATTCATTAACAACAAAGTATTTTACACATATTTGTCCATTACGCTGCAGAACAGAGCGATTTTTTAGTCTTATTGTTGCATCTTTACCAGCGAGTTTCTGgttcatcatcacagtaacagtCTGATAAAGGGCCAGTTCACTACTAATGTAACTGATTTCTGACTGAATTTACTGACTGTGCGTCAGCCTTGTTGAGTAATTCATTTCTTCAGAGTATATTTAATATCTGTCACGGAACAGTTCACATGGTCCCGTTCTAATGCCTCCACAGCCTCCTTTTAAAAAAGCCGGCGAGCGTCAGCTGATGATGCCTCCGTTAAGGATGTAAATGCAACATCCTTGTTTAACAAGGTTCAGCTTTAATATTTCAGAGGCCGAGCTTTCAAAAAGTTAAATCTTTCAGAGCGACGTGAACCTGGAAGAGTAAAGGTCACAGCCAGACGAGAGGAGATTGATCGTCAGTTATtccaactaaaactaaaactaaaactaaaaagaaccTTTTCTGCTGACGTCACcgatcaggtgtgtgtgtgtgtgtgtgtgtgtgtgtgtgtgtgtgtgtgttgaccagcAGTCGTCCTGTAAAGTTTGATCTTTCTGTTCTTCGCTGTCATGAATATTTGATTGAGTTCATCGTCCCCAGAAGGTTCCGTCCAAATGAAAGTTTCAGCAGATTCGACTACAACGAcagcagcatctgcagcagCGTCGCGCTGGGAGCATCCAGCCAATCACCTGCAGCCTCACAccactcgtgtgtgtgtgtgtgtgtgtgtgcgtgtgtgtgtgtgtgtgtgtctcctttcACTCCctcagaacaaacaaaagcaccGGTAGAAACCGAGCCGTAAAATATGAGGCAAATAACACGCTGAGATCCAAATGAAAGTCTGTTTTTATATGGAAATAGTGAAGATGATGCAtatttctgcatttgtctgaATGAGGCGCTGACTGTTAACAGCGCCTGTGGATGAGTTTATGGCACGAAGGAAGGAAACTGACTCAGTAAAGTCATTTATTAACTGAAATGACATGACGTGCACCAGaaataaggtaaaaaaaactggtggcattaattaataaaatgtgacatgaaTGGAATGAACTGATACTTCTTTTTATAAGAACTCATGTTATTCTTGTAGCTTTTCTTCCTGCAGACGATTCCAGGAGAATAGTCTTTAATCTTTGACGTCTTCTCGTCATCAGACATTAAATCACGTTCTAATCATTTTTCCACGGCTCTGCTGATGATCTCCTCCAGATTTTCACGTCTCAGCCGAGTCGAGGGATGTGGGGTCAGAGTTCAAAGGTCATTTCCTAAAAACTCAGACCAGTTTCAACCTTCTACCAAGAGCCCAGTCTAAGGTAGGAATGAGGATGTCAGGGAGAGATGCATCCCTTCATGGCGCCTTCTTCCAGGAAACACACATCCTGGAGGTGAGACTGTTCTTCTCCATGTTATTGTCTTTGTAGGAGATAAAACCAGGCTCAATCAGATCCACATGAATCTATCACACACAGGGAGGTGGAGTAAACATCTGACTATCTGTTCTCCTAACAGCCGTGTCAGTTCCTGATCAGATTCTTGATCATCTGTGGTTGGAATAGATATGTTCTCTCACAGCACGTCTGCTCCACATGGGGGGAAACATCAGGCTGAGGAGGAACATGGAGGTAGAGACACAAAGATTAAACCAAAGCTGGAACCCACATGGAGTTCAGAGATAgatgcttcctcttcctcttctattTCCATCAGATTTTAGACCACAGCGACAGAACCACTAGAACTACAAGTCAAATATCTGATCAGAACATTGTATTTAGTTTGTCCATGGAAACAGTTCTGTGGGTTTTAGAGACGTGGACGCtgcataacaataaaaataataataatctccagTGTTGTGTGACCCACTCTGAAAGTCCAGCAGGTTaaatgtcttcctcttcctcctcctcctcctcctcctcctcctcctcctccggtgAATCCTGAAAGCAGACGATCCTGCTTCTTAaatcaaaagcaaataaagacGGAGCCGCTGCAGATGAATTCCACGCCGACGCTTGTAAAAGTTTCCCGCTCCCTCATCAGTGTCACGGCTCGGCTCCACGCTGAGCTCCGGTCGCCAGTGTCCTGCAGGGACGGCCGTTGTCACGACAACCAGAGTGCATGTGACAGCCAATCAGGATGAAAACCCGCGGCCCTCGTCAGGTCCCATGATGTCTGCTCGGCGCTGGCAATAAATTGTTTGTgagcgcgcgcgcgtgtgtgtgcgtgtgtgtgttgggtaaCAACATGCCTGCTGGCTGTGGTGTCCATCTTGGCTGTGTCATGGTTTGCTGACCTGTCTACGGTGATGGTTTGTGACACCGCGCCgtcctctgagtgtgtgtgcgtgtgtgctctTTGTTTTATGTGACACTGCTTCAGATTTTAATCAGCGTGGTTCAGATAATGAGTCAGTGTGGGTAGTGGTACATGTAGGTCTgaggatcagtgtgtgtgtgtgtgtgtgtgtgcgttttaataAGCCTGGGGTTTCATGGTTGTCATTGATTATGTGGATGATGATGTTGCTTTAATTGCATCTATGAAAATATATCCTGACAGCATGACCAATCTGAATTTAGAGCAGAAATTAATTGTGGTTTTAAGTTGTGTatatgtatgcgtgtgtgtgtgtgtgtgtgtgtgtgtgtctttgcctGTGGCTATGGTTCTACTTTACACGATGTGGAAACTTTGCTCCTTATTTGACCTCAACGACTGCTACGCACAAACTAGGacagtagacacacacacacacacacacacacacgcacacatacacacacactgaagacaCACGTGTGATGTGGCTCTAATTTGAAATAAGTGACTTTTGATGTTTCCTGGTTCCAACTTCTTCGAGATTAAGACGGAGCTTAAAGTTTAAGTGTCACGTCATGTTTGGTGTCGTGTGTCTTTGAGGGGAAATAATTCGTGACATTTATTCTCTGGTTTTAGAGTTTAGAGTAAAAAAGACAttcatgaatatatttatatgataaaAAGTCTCTAATTGGCCGTaattatgacattttaaacGCTCTGATGCAGGaaaacagttcattaaaaaacactcaaacatgttaaactataaataaataaaacaagtgagaTAATTCATTTTGTGTAACTACTTGTCCTCTGGAGACAGGTctctaacacagagagacactctCACCTGCAGCTGATGTAGAATCAATGAACCTAACCAGCAtgatgtctttggagggtgggaggaagctggagaacatgccacatgcatcaacatcatattaatcacctaaaatgacagaaacattctTTATTTGAcctgtattttagtgttttactttggcccatccgctaacatggagggggtggagcttatatgacctatagtgcagcctccagccaccagggggagctctactaccTCTGGTCTATggtcaatccccatagacctaAATGTTAAAAACTTTCCAGCAgagataaacatgtttacagcctcattaattcattcagctTCTATAGATCTCACCTGTCTTAATTTTAAAAGTATGCAGAGctactttgagtgacaggtggctAGCCATCTTtagcctcagctccacctctttgaccaCTTTTAAACTAGCTAGGAGTTAGACAAAGATGGAGACG
This genomic interval carries:
- the cabp5b gene encoding calcium-binding protein 5b, producing MSVKQACIFLRGGTKRHTRSLTQEEVEELREAFVEFDKDKDGLISCKDLGNLMRTMGYMPTEMELIELSQNINMNLGGRVDFEDFVELMTPKLLDETAGMIGLKELKDAFREFDIDGDGFITSEELRSAMAKLLGEHTSRKEIDAVVREVDNNGDGTVDFEEFVKMMSQK